One region of Rhodocaloribacter litoris genomic DNA includes:
- a CDS encoding CsbD family protein — protein sequence MENPKMQALKGNWKQFVGKIKETWGDLTDDDLDRFEGRMDQLEGYIQEKTGEERSEIRRRIDQIAEELKRRV from the coding sequence ATGGAAAACCCGAAAATGCAGGCCCTGAAAGGTAACTGGAAGCAGTTCGTGGGCAAGATCAAAGAGACCTGGGGTGACCTTACCGATGATGATCTGGACCGCTTCGAAGGGCGGATGGATCAGCTGGAGGGGTACATCCAGGAGAAAACCGGTGAGGAGCGAAGCGAGATCCGGCGCCGGATCGACCAGATCGCGGAGGAACTCAAGCGTCGCGTCTGA
- a CDS encoding DUF305 domain-containing protein, which translates to MIATAMVAMYFLMYLNSYQIVDHFWFSETRLFMTLIMGSAMTVIMLAFMLSMYRHRGLNIALVAGALLLAVTALGLVRSQATVDDVDFMEGMIPHHSIAILTSERARIQDPRVRRLADEIIRAQRREIKEMEWLIRDIRAHGVATSPAEAGARPVPDFTGTPE; encoded by the coding sequence ATGATCGCAACCGCCATGGTGGCCATGTACTTCCTCATGTATCTGAATTCCTACCAGATCGTGGACCACTTCTGGTTCAGCGAAACGCGCCTGTTCATGACGCTCATCATGGGTTCGGCCATGACGGTGATCATGCTCGCCTTCATGCTTTCCATGTACAGGCACCGGGGGCTCAACATCGCCCTCGTGGCCGGGGCCCTCCTGCTGGCCGTCACGGCGCTGGGGCTCGTCCGGAGCCAGGCGACCGTGGACGATGTCGACTTCATGGAAGGCATGATCCCCCACCATTCGATCGCCATCCTTACCAGCGAGCGAGCCCGCATTCAGGACCCGCGGGTCCGGCGGCTGGCTGACGAGATCATCCGGGCGCAGCGACGCGAGATCAAGGAGATGGAATGGCTGATCCGAGATATCCGTGCGCACGGCGTGGCCACCAGCCCGGCCGAAGCCGGCGCCCGGCCCGTGCCGGATTTCACCGGTACCCCGGAATAG
- a CDS encoding response regulator — MEAPVDLVEKQQLKVVVSDDSEHVRRRLIHLLAELDHVDVVAETDTVASTIDTIQALRPDVVILDIHMPDGSGIRALRDIKATLPATQVIMLTNHANPFYQRACMKAGASYFFDKSTEFERVSEVLRQMSSSQT; from the coding sequence ATGGAAGCGCCCGTGGATCTGGTGGAGAAGCAGCAACTCAAAGTGGTGGTCAGCGATGATTCGGAGCACGTGCGCAGGCGCCTGATTCACCTCCTCGCGGAGCTGGACCATGTGGACGTCGTGGCCGAGACGGATACCGTGGCCTCGACGATCGATACGATCCAGGCCCTTCGCCCCGACGTCGTGATCCTCGACATCCACATGCCGGACGGAAGCGGAATACGGGCCCTCCGCGACATCAAGGCCACCCTGCCGGCGACGCAGGTCATCATGCTGACCAATCATGCCAACCCTTTCTATCAGAGGGCCTGTATGAAAGCCGGAGCCAGTTATTTTTTCGACAAGTCCACCGAGTTTGAACGGGTGAGCGAGGTGCTCCGCCAGATGTCCTCTTCTCAAACGTAG
- a CDS encoding OmpA family protein, which produces MKTLVSLFASLLLPLLLSWMVVGTAGCSSTGKGAAIGAGAGAVVGGVIGKTQDKTAEGAVIGAAVGGVAGAIIGRQMDKQAEELEKELENANVERIGEGIVITFDAAILFDVDSAVLSEQARRNLDELAESLHKYPQTDVLIAGHTDSTGPEDYNLDLSERRARAAAAYLIGRGIDPNRITTVGHGETLPVASNETAEGRQQNRRVEVALFASEAYRQQVMETAH; this is translated from the coding sequence ATGAAAACGCTTGTCTCTCTTTTCGCGAGCCTGTTGCTTCCCCTGCTCTTGTCGTGGATGGTCGTGGGAACGGCCGGATGCTCCAGCACCGGTAAAGGCGCCGCCATTGGCGCGGGAGCCGGGGCGGTCGTAGGCGGGGTCATCGGCAAGACCCAGGACAAGACGGCCGAGGGCGCCGTCATCGGAGCGGCGGTCGGAGGGGTCGCCGGGGCCATCATCGGCCGGCAGATGGACAAACAGGCCGAAGAACTGGAAAAAGAGCTCGAAAACGCGAACGTGGAACGCATCGGTGAAGGGATCGTGATCACGTTCGATGCAGCCATCCTTTTCGACGTGGACTCGGCCGTCCTTTCCGAGCAGGCACGCCGCAACCTGGACGAGCTCGCCGAAAGCCTGCATAAGTATCCTCAGACGGACGTGCTGATTGCGGGCCACACGGACAGCACGGGACCCGAAGACTACAACCTCGATCTTTCCGAGCGCCGGGCCCGCGCCGCCGCCGCTTACCTCATCGGCCGCGGCATCGACCCGAACCGCATCACCACGGTCGGGCATGGCGAGACGTTGCCGGTGGCCTCGAATGAGACCGCGGAGGGGCGACAGCAGAACCGCCGCGTCGAGGTCGCCCTCTTTGCCTCCGAAGCCTATCGCCAGCAGGTGATGGAGACGGCACATTGA
- a CDS encoding DUF3185 domain-containing protein, with translation MKGTVWIGIILIVLGGIMLVFKGITYVKDETVVDAGPIELEAEQRETIPFYPVLGVIALVSGAGFVIYGIRKQS, from the coding sequence ATGAAAGGCACCGTGTGGATCGGCATTATTCTCATCGTGCTCGGGGGCATCATGCTTGTCTTTAAAGGCATCACCTATGTGAAAGACGAGACGGTCGTCGATGCAGGCCCCATCGAGCTCGAAGCCGAGCAAAGGGAAACCATCCCGTTTTATCCCGTGCTGGGCGTGATCGCCCTGGTGAGCGGGGCCGGTTTCGTCATCTATGGTATTCGAAAACAGTCCTGA
- a CDS encoding lmo0937 family membrane protein, with translation MLRLILVLLIVGWLLGFFVFDLGALLHLLLVVAVIVLIVDLVRGRPVV, from the coding sequence ATGCTTCGCCTGATTCTCGTACTCCTCATCGTCGGCTGGTTGCTGGGATTTTTCGTGTTTGATCTCGGCGCCCTGCTTCACCTGCTGCTCGTCGTGGCCGTGATCGTGTTGATCGTGGATCTCGTGCGGGGCCGGCCGGTCGTCTGA
- a CDS encoding AI-2E family transporter, with amino-acid sequence MLSYSAQGRRDGEPVEAAGSPDPVRGDTQERRVEPPDLTLLTRRLHGPLGVVAVSTLGLFTLAFFYACYAAQPVFMSLVIALLLNFLLSPAVAALRRLGCPEPVGAAVMMLLLLGLTVTGVYHLADPASEWVERAPERLRRAEERLRALHASMARLEEATASVEQLAQGGSARASAEQVPVAGTPLLQTIMSQTFQGLVGGVVLFFLTYFLLAGGDRFLRRLVATLPQLRHKRNAVVIIRRIEHELSRYFLLVTLINAGLGGAVALALYLLGMPHPVLWGVLAGVLNYVPYLGGLVGILVIGLVALISFDTLGEALAPPLAYLLLNTLEAYAITPAIMGQRLRLNPVAILVSIIFWGWIWGVAGAILAVPLLVSIKIVCDNVRVLSAVGAFLGR; translated from the coding sequence ATGCTCTCCTACAGCGCACAGGGACGTCGTGACGGGGAGCCGGTCGAAGCGGCCGGCTCCCCGGATCCGGTGCGGGGAGACACGCAGGAACGCCGGGTCGAACCGCCCGACCTGACCTTGCTCACCCGCCGGCTGCACGGCCCTCTAGGGGTGGTGGCCGTGAGTACGCTGGGGCTGTTCACGCTGGCGTTCTTCTACGCGTGCTATGCGGCACAGCCGGTTTTCATGTCCCTGGTCATTGCGTTGCTGCTCAACTTCCTGTTGAGCCCGGCCGTGGCGGCCCTGCGCCGCCTGGGATGTCCCGAGCCGGTCGGCGCGGCCGTCATGATGCTGCTGCTGCTGGGCCTGACGGTCACGGGTGTGTATCACCTGGCCGACCCGGCTTCCGAATGGGTCGAACGAGCGCCGGAGCGACTCCGGCGTGCGGAAGAGCGTCTCCGGGCCCTGCATGCCTCAATGGCCCGGCTGGAGGAGGCAACGGCGAGCGTCGAGCAACTGGCGCAGGGAGGCAGCGCCCGGGCGTCCGCGGAACAAGTGCCGGTAGCCGGCACGCCGCTGCTCCAGACGATCATGAGCCAGACGTTCCAGGGGCTCGTCGGCGGGGTTGTCCTCTTCTTCCTGACGTACTTCCTCCTGGCCGGGGGCGACCGTTTCCTGCGGCGCCTGGTGGCGACGCTTCCCCAGCTCCGGCACAAGCGGAATGCCGTGGTCATCATCCGCCGCATCGAACACGAACTCTCCCGGTATTTCCTGCTCGTCACGCTGATCAATGCGGGGCTCGGCGGTGCGGTGGCCCTGGCGCTGTATCTGCTGGGCATGCCCCACCCCGTGCTCTGGGGCGTGCTTGCCGGTGTTCTGAACTACGTACCGTATCTCGGCGGGCTGGTGGGCATCCTCGTCATCGGGCTGGTGGCCCTGATAAGCTTCGATACGCTCGGGGAAGCCCTTGCACCGCCGCTGGCCTATCTGCTCCTGAACACCCTCGAGGCGTACGCAATCACACCGGCCATCATGGGACAGCGCCTGCGCCTCAACCCGGTGGCCATCCTGGTTTCCATCATCTTCTGGGGATGGATCTGGGGCGTGGCCGGGGCCATCCTGGCCGTCCCGTTGCTCGTCTCCATCAAGATCGTCTGCGACAACGTGCGGGTGCTTTCGGCCGTGGGGGCTTTCCTCGGCCGGTAG
- a CDS encoding Rho termination factor N-terminal domain-containing protein produces MHHTLARILPFANRSSRLGRLEIPRSLAAIMPAHTANGRTRLLVGVTTGVLALIGVAGSTWYYKLRRRENATGPATSGAEEADTRPYAMRTRDELYEMAQERDIPGRSQMTKAELVEALRRSAAS; encoded by the coding sequence ATGCATCACACGTTGGCTCGGATCCTTCCTTTCGCGAACCGTTCCTCCCGGCTGGGTCGTCTGGAGATTCCTCGCTCGCTGGCGGCCATCATGCCGGCGCACACTGCAAACGGGCGGACGCGCCTGCTGGTAGGGGTCACCACCGGTGTCCTGGCCCTGATCGGGGTTGCCGGCAGCACCTGGTATTATAAGCTTCGCCGGCGGGAGAACGCAACCGGTCCGGCGACGTCCGGCGCCGAAGAGGCCGATACGCGCCCTTATGCCATGCGTACGCGGGATGAGTTGTATGAAATGGCACAGGAACGTGACATTCCCGGCCGTTCGCAGATGACCAAGGCCGAGCTGGTCGAGGCGCTGCGCCGGAGCGCGGCATCGTGA
- a CDS encoding PAS domain S-box protein, with protein sequence MKMYDKESSLHVVVVARPPWHESLKGWLATYDAPLAVTFASPEAPGLRDGDERTPLLLLDPGVLPAPEPPLPPHLEAGPFAILLDRDDPDREAAWLRAGALDVLARPALDARALRRLLARIQGHPALWNPSRLPHRHLFEHQTQLLALLDTGGRILDLNAQARRLLGWPDDHAWHGRRLWESSRWTDPTGTPPQIRRALQRARTGKAAHFEATLDTPEAPLPVRFTIQALPDAETNPGFLVEGQVIATQKRVEEALEASQRMIRDAFEHAAIGKALATPDGNILEANQALARFLGRPIEQLIGCNLHDFFPPEDRGKEQVLLQAVLDGERDTFQIEKRFLHAEDRPQWGLMSVSAIEQGASRLLVVQIQDITERKRYEEALRASQLLNAGILSSLHDLIAVLNPKGEIIAMNRAWEEQARRRNGTFARTGIGVNYLDICRRASDEDDYARRALHGIEAVLQGKTAYFEMEYPCPDDRKEVWYLMTVVPFKERGGVVVSHADITRRRQAEHELRISEERYRMLFEAVKDAILLVDAETLRILDANQAAQALYGYSLEELRRMQATELSTDPEGTLRAIERVKQKGDHDLYINERQHRRKDGTTFHVEISSGPITMGGRRLISAVIRDVTRRHEAEVLLRRSREQLRRLAARLQSIREEERTRLSREVHDVLGQALTGLRMDVSMLERRLENPSPALQERLALMKEALDDTVQVVRRIAADLRPGVLDDLGLVAALEWEAQKFEQRTGIACTFDAETEAPPLDTQQATAIFRVVQELLTNVARHAGATAVHLRIRQTSDRLEVIVQDNGCGIREEDLSEAKSLGILGMRERLLPWNGQLHFEGHPGQGTTVTVQVPLEPVSTQPLEQAQPS encoded by the coding sequence ATGAAGATGTACGATAAGGAAAGTAGCCTGCACGTGGTTGTGGTGGCCCGCCCCCCCTGGCACGAATCGCTCAAGGGCTGGCTCGCAACGTACGATGCCCCCCTCGCCGTAACGTTCGCCTCCCCCGAAGCGCCCGGACTCCGGGACGGAGACGAACGCACGCCGTTGCTGCTCCTGGATCCCGGCGTGCTGCCCGCTCCGGAGCCCCCCCTCCCCCCGCACCTGGAGGCCGGCCCCTTTGCAATCCTGCTCGACCGGGACGACCCCGACCGCGAAGCCGCCTGGCTGCGGGCCGGCGCCCTCGACGTGCTGGCCCGGCCCGCCCTCGACGCACGGGCCCTCCGGCGCCTGCTCGCCCGCATCCAGGGGCACCCCGCGCTCTGGAACCCGTCCCGGTTGCCCCACCGGCACCTGTTCGAACACCAGACCCAGCTGCTGGCCCTCCTCGACACCGGGGGGCGTATCCTCGACCTCAACGCCCAGGCCCGCCGGCTGCTCGGCTGGCCCGACGACCACGCCTGGCACGGCCGCCGCCTCTGGGAAAGCAGCCGGTGGACCGACCCGACCGGCACGCCGCCACAGATACGACGCGCCCTGCAGCGTGCCCGCACCGGCAAGGCGGCACACTTCGAGGCCACGCTGGATACTCCGGAGGCCCCCCTGCCGGTGCGTTTCACCATCCAGGCACTCCCAGACGCCGAAACGAACCCGGGATTCCTCGTCGAAGGGCAGGTCATCGCCACGCAGAAGCGGGTGGAAGAAGCCCTCGAAGCCAGCCAGCGGATGATCCGGGACGCCTTTGAGCATGCCGCCATCGGCAAGGCCCTGGCAACCCCCGACGGCAACATCCTGGAGGCCAACCAGGCGCTGGCACGGTTCCTCGGCCGCCCCATCGAACAGCTCATCGGCTGCAACCTGCACGACTTTTTCCCACCCGAAGACCGGGGTAAAGAGCAGGTGCTCCTGCAGGCCGTCCTCGACGGCGAGCGCGACACCTTCCAGATCGAGAAGCGGTTCCTCCACGCAGAGGATCGTCCCCAGTGGGGGCTCATGTCGGTGTCGGCCATCGAACAGGGCGCCTCCAGGCTGCTGGTCGTCCAGATCCAGGACATTACCGAGCGCAAACGCTATGAGGAAGCCCTGCGGGCCAGCCAGCTCCTCAACGCCGGGATCCTGTCCTCGCTGCACGATCTGATCGCCGTCCTGAACCCCAAGGGCGAAATCATCGCGATGAACCGGGCCTGGGAAGAGCAGGCCCGCCGGCGAAACGGCACGTTTGCGCGAACCGGCATCGGCGTCAACTACCTCGACATCTGCCGGCGCGCCTCGGACGAGGACGACTATGCCCGCCGGGCCCTCCACGGCATCGAGGCGGTGCTGCAGGGCAAGACGGCCTACTTCGAGATGGAGTATCCCTGTCCGGACGACCGGAAAGAAGTCTGGTACCTGATGACGGTGGTACCGTTCAAGGAACGGGGCGGGGTCGTCGTCTCGCATGCCGACATCACCCGGCGCCGGCAGGCCGAACACGAGCTGCGCATCAGCGAAGAACGGTACCGGATGCTCTTCGAGGCCGTCAAGGACGCGATCCTCCTCGTCGATGCCGAGACGCTGCGCATCCTCGACGCCAACCAGGCCGCACAGGCGCTCTACGGCTACTCGCTGGAGGAGCTACGCCGCATGCAGGCGACCGAGTTGTCGACGGATCCCGAGGGGACGCTCCGGGCCATCGAACGCGTGAAGCAAAAAGGCGACCATGACCTCTACATCAACGAACGGCAACACCGGCGCAAGGACGGCACCACGTTTCACGTCGAGATCTCTTCGGGCCCGATCACCATGGGCGGGCGACGCCTGATCAGCGCGGTCATCCGGGACGTGACGCGCCGCCACGAGGCCGAGGTCCTCCTGCGCCGGTCCCGTGAACAGCTGCGCCGGCTGGCGGCACGCCTCCAGTCGATCCGGGAAGAAGAACGCACCCGCCTCTCCCGCGAGGTCCACGACGTCCTCGGGCAGGCCCTGACCGGGCTGCGGATGGACGTCAGCATGCTCGAACGCCGGCTGGAGAACCCGTCGCCCGCCCTGCAGGAACGCCTGGCCCTCATGAAAGAGGCCCTCGACGATACGGTACAGGTGGTGCGCCGCATCGCCGCCGACCTGCGCCCCGGCGTCCTCGACGACCTGGGCCTGGTGGCGGCCCTGGAATGGGAGGCCCAGAAATTCGAGCAACGTACCGGCATCGCCTGCACCTTCGACGCCGAAACCGAGGCGCCGCCGCTCGACACCCAGCAGGCCACCGCGATCTTCCGCGTGGTGCAGGAACTGCTGACCAATGTGGCGCGGCACGCCGGTGCCACCGCCGTCCATCTCCGCATCCGCCAGACCTCCGACCGCCTGGAAGTCATCGTGCAGGATAACGGCTGCGGCATCCGGGAAGAGGACCTGTCCGAGGCCAAATCCCTCGGCATCCTGGGCATGCGCGAGCGTCTCCTCCCCTGGAACGGGCAACTCCACTTCGAAGGGCATCCCGGGCAGGGCACCACGGTTACGGTCCAGGTGCCCCTCGAACCCGTTTCAACCCAACCGCTTGAACAAGCTCAACCCTCATGA
- a CDS encoding response regulator gives MTRILVADDHTVVRRGLVQIISETMDLKVTGEAATAREVLDLVRRQPFDVVVLDLNLPDQSGLDTLKQLKAEFPSLPVLVLSMYGEEQYGLRVLRAGAAGYLTKEKTAEELVQAIRKVAGGGRYVSAAMADSLLDLLETDPDLPLHATLSDREFQVMRLLAEGKSVTEIADMLSLSVKTVSTYRARVLEKMNMKSNAELARYALEHALIH, from the coding sequence ATGACACGCATCCTGGTAGCGGACGACCACACCGTGGTGCGGCGTGGTCTGGTGCAGATCATCTCCGAAACGATGGACCTGAAGGTCACCGGCGAGGCCGCCACGGCCCGAGAGGTGCTCGACCTGGTCCGTCGCCAGCCGTTCGACGTCGTCGTGCTGGACCTGAACCTGCCGGACCAGAGCGGCCTGGACACCCTCAAGCAACTCAAGGCCGAGTTCCCGTCGTTGCCCGTGCTGGTGCTGAGCATGTACGGCGAGGAGCAGTACGGCCTTCGCGTGCTACGGGCCGGCGCGGCCGGCTATCTCACCAAAGAGAAAACGGCTGAAGAGCTCGTCCAGGCCATCCGCAAGGTGGCCGGCGGCGGGCGCTACGTCAGCGCGGCCATGGCCGACAGCCTCCTCGACCTGCTCGAGACCGACCCCGACCTGCCCCTGCACGCCACGCTCTCCGACCGCGAGTTTCAGGTGATGCGCCTGCTGGCCGAGGGCAAGTCCGTCACGGAAATCGCCGACATGCTCTCGCTGAGCGTCAAGACAGTGAGCACCTACCGGGCGCGTGTCCTGGAAAAAATGAACATGAAAAGCAACGCGGAACTGGCCCGCTATGCCCTGGAGCACGCCCTGATCCACTGA
- a CDS encoding AAA family ATPase: MVENRSENFSLLGERADRARYRHFVGRRAELELFAQALQSESARFSVLYVFGPGGVGKTALLREYATLAAEQGRSVYRLDGRDMEPSPQGFLLALSQAIDPDVPPLSLDALADLPPAVLLLDTYERLAVLDDWLREAFLPALPAQLLVVMAGRQPPSEPWYTDPAWRELARVVSLRNLRPEESRQLLTTLHVPGMLQEAILDVAYGHPLALVLLADWLMLGTTRAEAISLEHAPDVVHLLMQRFLQDVPTPEHRQALEACALARVTTEALLVDVLGEEAAPPLFAWLRGLSFIETGPEGVFPHDLVRDAVEADLRWRNPEVWRRLYRQVRHHLTRRFWHSSGLARQQAFFDLIYLQRHHPLMKPFYDWRALGGAYHEPATPQDHAHILAMVEQHEGPESARIAAYWLQHQPQAFVIFRGADALPVGFTANLLLDTVTPRDEQADPALQAIRAYMRRYGPLRPGERIQIARFWMGREVYQAPLTHNMITLNTVVTWLTTPNLAWTFCCMADPAAWEGVFTYINFCRVAEADFEVGGRRYGGFAHDWRVEPLPVWNEVMEERALSLSADWRPEPVGQPASPPLLVLSQPEFAEAVRRALRDFARPDRLSANPLMRSRLLRDRYGPQADTEDLQELIEEAAKMMQGHPKDDKLYQALRRTYLRPAPSQEKAAELLDLPFSTYRYHLRKGIERVTEWLWRQELYGGPVSAYERV, encoded by the coding sequence ATGGTCGAAAACCGGAGCGAAAACTTTTCCCTGCTCGGCGAACGTGCCGATCGGGCACGTTACCGGCATTTCGTCGGGCGCCGTGCCGAACTGGAGCTCTTTGCGCAGGCGCTCCAGTCCGAGAGCGCACGCTTCTCCGTGCTGTACGTGTTCGGCCCCGGTGGGGTCGGCAAGACCGCCTTGCTCCGCGAATATGCCACGCTGGCGGCCGAACAGGGCCGTTCTGTTTACCGGCTGGACGGCCGTGACATGGAGCCCTCCCCGCAAGGTTTTCTCCTTGCCCTCTCGCAGGCCATTGACCCGGATGTGCCTCCCTTATCCCTGGACGCCCTGGCCGATCTGCCCCCCGCCGTGCTCCTCCTCGACACCTATGAGCGCCTGGCGGTCCTGGATGACTGGCTGCGCGAGGCGTTCTTGCCGGCGTTGCCTGCGCAGCTGCTGGTGGTCATGGCCGGCCGCCAGCCGCCCTCTGAACCCTGGTACACCGATCCCGCCTGGCGCGAGCTGGCGCGCGTGGTCTCCCTGCGCAACCTGCGCCCGGAAGAAAGCCGGCAGCTGCTGACCACGCTGCATGTGCCGGGAATGCTTCAAGAGGCAATTCTCGACGTCGCCTACGGGCATCCCCTGGCCCTGGTCTTGCTCGCCGACTGGCTGATGCTGGGCACAACCCGGGCGGAAGCCATCAGCCTCGAACACGCTCCAGACGTGGTCCACCTGCTGATGCAACGTTTCCTGCAAGACGTGCCCACCCCCGAGCATCGTCAGGCCCTCGAAGCCTGTGCCCTGGCTCGCGTAACCACCGAAGCCTTGCTGGTCGACGTGCTGGGAGAGGAAGCCGCGCCCCCCCTCTTCGCCTGGCTGCGCGGACTCTCTTTCATCGAGACCGGCCCGGAGGGCGTCTTTCCCCACGACCTGGTGCGCGACGCCGTGGAAGCCGACCTGCGCTGGCGCAATCCCGAAGTCTGGCGGCGGCTCTACCGCCAGGTGCGCCACCACCTGACCCGTCGCTTCTGGCACAGTAGCGGTCTTGCCCGTCAACAGGCTTTCTTCGACCTGATCTACTTGCAACGCCACCACCCCCTGATGAAGCCCTTCTACGACTGGCGGGCCCTGGGGGGTGCCTATCACGAGCCGGCCACCCCGCAAGATCACGCCCACATCCTGGCCATGGTCGAGCAGCATGAAGGCCCGGAATCGGCCCGCATTGCCGCCTACTGGCTGCAGCACCAGCCCCAGGCCTTCGTGATATTTCGAGGAGCTGATGCTCTCCCGGTAGGATTTACCGCGAACCTCTTGCTCGACACCGTCACCCCCCGGGACGAGCAGGCCGACCCGGCGCTACAGGCTATCCGGGCCTATATGCGGCGCTACGGCCCCCTTCGCCCCGGCGAACGCATCCAGATTGCTCGGTTCTGGATGGGTCGCGAGGTGTATCAGGCCCCCCTGACCCACAACATGATCACCCTGAACACCGTAGTCACCTGGCTGACCACCCCCAACCTGGCCTGGACGTTTTGCTGTATGGCCGATCCGGCTGCCTGGGAGGGCGTGTTTACTTACATCAATTTCTGCCGCGTTGCCGAGGCCGATTTCGAGGTGGGTGGCAGGCGTTACGGCGGCTTTGCCCACGACTGGCGTGTGGAGCCGTTGCCGGTCTGGAACGAAGTGATGGAGGAACGGGCCCTCAGCCTATCCGCCGACTGGCGGCCGGAGCCCGTCGGCCAGCCCGCTTCCCCGCCGCTGCTGGTGCTCTCCCAGCCGGAATTTGCCGAGGCGGTGCGCCGGGCGCTGCGTGATTTCGCCCGCCCGGATCGGCTCAGCGCCAACCCCCTGATGCGTTCCCGGCTGCTCAGGGATCGTTATGGACCGCAAGCGGATACCGAAGACCTGCAGGAGTTGATCGAAGAGGCGGCGAAAATGATGCAGGGTCATCCGAAAGACGATAAACTCTATCAGGCCCTGCGGCGCACCTACCTGCGCCCGGCCCCATCGCAGGAGAAAGCCGCCGAGCTGCTCGACCTGCCCTTCAGCACCTACCGTTATCATCTCCGCAAAGGCATCGAACGCGTCACCGAGTGGCTGTGGCGGCAGGAGCTGTACGGCGGGCCTGTGTCTGCGTACGAACGGGTATAA
- a CDS encoding DUF3237 domain-containing protein produces the protein MTRLPLFLIATTFSALIPVTTYAQKEAPQPERPLVYEWLFDVTVELEPSLVIGPTGAGQREVYPIRSGSIEGPHLQAEILPGGNDWVLRREDGSLLLDIRSVARTRDGNLISAAGRGYFSLTPQGIQQMQEGKPVPASEQYFRVAYTFEAGAEPYAWLNRTLTVGVGEFRPGWVKVSVYAIR, from the coding sequence ATGACCAGACTCCCCCTTTTTCTCATCGCGACTACCTTCTCAGCCCTCATTCCGGTAACCACATATGCCCAGAAGGAAGCCCCGCAGCCCGAAAGACCCCTTGTGTACGAGTGGCTCTTTGATGTCACCGTGGAGTTGGAGCCGTCCCTCGTCATCGGACCAACCGGTGCAGGACAGCGAGAGGTCTATCCCATTCGGAGTGGTTCGATCGAAGGACCGCACCTCCAGGCTGAAATCCTTCCTGGAGGCAACGACTGGGTGCTCCGGCGGGAGGACGGCAGCCTGCTGCTGGATATTCGCTCCGTGGCCAGAACCCGTGACGGGAACCTGATTAGCGCCGCCGGTCGCGGCTACTTCTCGTTGACTCCCCAGGGGATACAGCAGATGCAGGAAGGAAAACCGGTGCCCGCTTCTGAACAGTATTTCCGTGTGGCCTACACATTCGAGGCCGGCGCCGAGCCTTACGCCTGGCTCAATCGCACCCTCACGGTGGGGGTAGGTGAATTTCGCCCCGGTTGGGTGAAGGTGAGCGTCTACGCCATTCGTTGA
- a CDS encoding alpha/beta fold hydrolase — protein MSMRRSTTTTTNSAEVNRGQVIHQGIRSPYLESGNRHSDEAVVFVHGNPGSSEDWRDLVGRVGSFARSVAPDMPGFGQADKPKDFDYTVEGYARHLEGILNHLGVQRAHLVLHDFGGAWGLAWAAQHPERLLSVTLINIGLMPGYRWHYLARIWRTPLLGELFFATTTRTAFGLSLRHGNPRGLPKAMVDRMYRDLDRGTKRAVLRLYRATNNPGQMAEMLGPLFRQLDVPALVIWGAADPYVPVRFAERQRAFFPRARIVILEQSGHWPFADDPESVAGALIPFLQKQPEA, from the coding sequence ATGAGCATGAGAAGATCCACCACCACAACCACCAACTCGGCTGAGGTGAACCGAGGCCAGGTCATCCACCAGGGCATCCGCTCCCCCTATCTGGAGAGCGGCAACCGGCACAGCGATGAAGCCGTCGTCTTTGTCCACGGCAACCCTGGCTCGTCGGAGGACTGGCGCGACCTGGTGGGCCGGGTGGGCAGCTTCGCCCGGTCCGTGGCCCCGGATATGCCCGGCTTCGGCCAGGCGGACAAGCCCAAAGACTTCGACTACACCGTGGAAGGCTACGCCCGCCACCTGGAGGGCATCCTCAACCACCTGGGCGTGCAGCGGGCGCACCTGGTGCTGCACGACTTCGGCGGGGCGTGGGGCCTGGCCTGGGCGGCCCAGCATCCCGAGCGGCTCCTCAGCGTGACCCTGATCAACATCGGCCTCATGCCCGGCTACCGCTGGCACTACCTGGCCCGCATCTGGCGCACGCCGCTTCTCGGCGAACTCTTCTTTGCCACCACCACCCGCACGGCCTTCGGCCTGTCGCTCCGGCACGGCAACCCCCGCGGCCTGCCCAAAGCCATGGTGGACCGGATGTACCGCGACCTGGACCGGGGCACCAAGCGGGCGGTGCTGCGCCTCTACCGGGCCACGAACAACCCCGGCCAGATGGCCGAAATGCTGGGGCCGCTCTTCCGGCAACTGGACGTGCCGGCCCTGGTCATCTGGGGCGCGGCCGACCCGTACGTGCCGGTGCGTTTCGCGGAGCGCCAGCGGGCGTTCTTTCCCCGTGCCCGGATCGTCATTCTGGAGCAGAGCGGCCACTGGCCCTTCGCCGACGACCCGGAATCGGTGGCCGGTGCGCTCATTCCGTTCTTGCAAAAGCAACCGGAGGCGTAA